A stretch of Vigna angularis cultivar LongXiaoDou No.4 chromosome 4, ASM1680809v1, whole genome shotgun sequence DNA encodes these proteins:
- the LOC108330199 gene encoding WRKY transcription factor 72A isoform X1, giving the protein MEFPSQTSGHQVKEENRTESSPRDEQHRRQQEIVMQEPPLATPERSTVEVGPNVSCLSKMEEADELENAKAEMGEVIEENQRLKMRLNRILNDYRTLQMQFHSIVEQETKDCSEKPNNDGEDEGAMEESELVSLSLGRIPIIRSNEKGKVPKTLKEEDKEGLSLGLECKFETSKSGSASEHVGNPSPSNSVEEVVKEEGGGESKGQKTNRDEIAEQNPAKKARVCVRARCDTPTLNDGCQWRKYGQKISKGNPCPRAYYRCTVAPSCPVRKQVQRCAQDMSILITTYEGIHNHPLPLSATAMASTTSAAASMLLSGSSTSLSGSRISPNITTTAADLHGINFSLPDSSQPNQYYLSHPSLSSSPSHPTITLDLTSNPSSSSPPFVKFTSNSNYNNPHRYPPSTSLSFTSSQSNTTSWTNGFFSYNTQPYNNNRNTNANVNVLGNINLGKQQPMENIYSSFMQRNNNPISPLPDTIAAATKVITADPNFQSALAAALSSVIGSGSIQGNQGTLENLIQKIKWGEMLPTSFASPSSPKVNGCASSFLNKSPANSQPGSLMFLQPPLPLSSPKSASGSPGDHRDKKN; this is encoded by the exons ATGGAGTTTCCTTCTCAAACATCCGGTCACCAGGTCAAGGAAGAGAACAGAACTGAATCAAGTCCTCGAGATGAACAACACCGTCGTCAACAAGAGATTGTTATGCAG GAGCCACCACTGGCTACTCCTGAAAGATCCACCGTCGAGGTTGGGCCAAATGTTTCTTGCCTATCCAAAATGGAAGAG GCTGATGAACTTGAAAATGCGAAAGCCGAAATGGGTGAAGTGATAGAAGAAAATCAAAGATTAAAGATGCGTTTGAACAGAATACTAAATGATTACCGAACACTGCAAATGCAATTCCACAGTATAGTTGAACAAGAGACAAAAGATTGTTCTGAGAAACCGAACAACGATGGCGAAGATGAAGGAGCGATGGAGGAATCAGAACTAGTTTCCCTGAGTCTTGGAAGAATTCCAATTATAAGAAGCAACGAGAAAGGGAAAGTCCCTAAAACattgaaagaagaagataaagaaggGTTGTCCCTTGGATTGGAGTGCAAGTTCGAAACATCAAAATCTGGAAGTGCAAGTGAACATGTGGGGAATCCAAGCCCTAGCAATAGTGTTGAAGAAGTGGTAAAAGAAGAAGGTGGTGGAGAAAGCAAGGGACAGAAGACAAATAGAGATGAGATTGCTGAGCAAAACCCTGCGAAGAAAGCAAGAGTTTGTGTGAGAGCAAGATGTGACACCCCAACT TTGAACGATGGATGTCAATGGAGGAAATATGGCCAGAAGATTTCAAAGGGAAATCCTTGTCCTCGAGCTTATTATCGTTGCACAGTTGCACCATCATGCCCAGTGAGAAAGCAG GTACAAAGATGTGCTCAAGACATGTCGATATTAATCACCACCTACGAAGGAATCCACAACCACCCTCTTCCTCTTTCAGCAACAGCCATGGCTTCCACCACTTCCGCAGCTGCTTCCATGCTATTGTCTGGATCATCAACCTCACTCTCTGGATCAAGAATTTCCCCAAACATCACCACCACTGCCGCAGATCTTCATGGAATAAACTTTTCCCTCCCAGATTCTTCCCAACCAAATCAATACTACCTTTCCCATCCTTCACTCTCATCTTCACCTTCACACCCCACCATCACTCTCGACCTCACTTCCAATCCATCCTCCTCTTCTCCTCCTTTTGTCAAATTCACTTCAAATTCAAACTACAACAACCCTCACAGGTACCCTCCTTCCACAAGCCTCAGCTTCACTTCCTCCCAATCTAACACAACTTCTTGGACCAACGGCTTTTTCAGCTATAACACTCAACCATATAATAACAACAGGAATACCAATGCCAATGTCAATGTCCTTGGCAACATAAACCTTGGTAAACAACAACCCATGGAGAACATCTACAGTTCCTTCATGCAAAGGAACAACAATCCAATCTCTCCTCTGCCGGACACCATAGCTGCAGCAACGAAAGTAATCACAGCAGACCCTAATTTTCAGTCAGCTTTGGCAGCGGCACTTTCTTCAGTTATTGGTTCAGGAAGCATTCAGGGAAACCAAGGTACATTAGAAAATCtgattcagaaaataaaatggGGTGAAATGCTTCCAACATCTTTTGCCTCACCTTCATCTCCAAAAGTCAATGGGTGTGCTTCAAGCTTCTTGAACAAATCACCGGCTAATTCACAACCAGGAAGTTTGATGTTTCTTCAACCACCTTTGCCACTTTCTAGCCCCAAAAGCGCTTCTGGGTCCCCCGGAGATCACAGAGACAAGAAAAATTAG
- the LOC108330199 gene encoding WRKY transcription factor 72A isoform X2 yields MEFPSQTSGHQVKEENRTESSPRDEQHRRQQEIVMQADELENAKAEMGEVIEENQRLKMRLNRILNDYRTLQMQFHSIVEQETKDCSEKPNNDGEDEGAMEESELVSLSLGRIPIIRSNEKGKVPKTLKEEDKEGLSLGLECKFETSKSGSASEHVGNPSPSNSVEEVVKEEGGGESKGQKTNRDEIAEQNPAKKARVCVRARCDTPTLNDGCQWRKYGQKISKGNPCPRAYYRCTVAPSCPVRKQVQRCAQDMSILITTYEGIHNHPLPLSATAMASTTSAAASMLLSGSSTSLSGSRISPNITTTAADLHGINFSLPDSSQPNQYYLSHPSLSSSPSHPTITLDLTSNPSSSSPPFVKFTSNSNYNNPHRYPPSTSLSFTSSQSNTTSWTNGFFSYNTQPYNNNRNTNANVNVLGNINLGKQQPMENIYSSFMQRNNNPISPLPDTIAAATKVITADPNFQSALAAALSSVIGSGSIQGNQGTLENLIQKIKWGEMLPTSFASPSSPKVNGCASSFLNKSPANSQPGSLMFLQPPLPLSSPKSASGSPGDHRDKKN; encoded by the exons ATGGAGTTTCCTTCTCAAACATCCGGTCACCAGGTCAAGGAAGAGAACAGAACTGAATCAAGTCCTCGAGATGAACAACACCGTCGTCAACAAGAGATTGTTATGCAG GCTGATGAACTTGAAAATGCGAAAGCCGAAATGGGTGAAGTGATAGAAGAAAATCAAAGATTAAAGATGCGTTTGAACAGAATACTAAATGATTACCGAACACTGCAAATGCAATTCCACAGTATAGTTGAACAAGAGACAAAAGATTGTTCTGAGAAACCGAACAACGATGGCGAAGATGAAGGAGCGATGGAGGAATCAGAACTAGTTTCCCTGAGTCTTGGAAGAATTCCAATTATAAGAAGCAACGAGAAAGGGAAAGTCCCTAAAACattgaaagaagaagataaagaaggGTTGTCCCTTGGATTGGAGTGCAAGTTCGAAACATCAAAATCTGGAAGTGCAAGTGAACATGTGGGGAATCCAAGCCCTAGCAATAGTGTTGAAGAAGTGGTAAAAGAAGAAGGTGGTGGAGAAAGCAAGGGACAGAAGACAAATAGAGATGAGATTGCTGAGCAAAACCCTGCGAAGAAAGCAAGAGTTTGTGTGAGAGCAAGATGTGACACCCCAACT TTGAACGATGGATGTCAATGGAGGAAATATGGCCAGAAGATTTCAAAGGGAAATCCTTGTCCTCGAGCTTATTATCGTTGCACAGTTGCACCATCATGCCCAGTGAGAAAGCAG GTACAAAGATGTGCTCAAGACATGTCGATATTAATCACCACCTACGAAGGAATCCACAACCACCCTCTTCCTCTTTCAGCAACAGCCATGGCTTCCACCACTTCCGCAGCTGCTTCCATGCTATTGTCTGGATCATCAACCTCACTCTCTGGATCAAGAATTTCCCCAAACATCACCACCACTGCCGCAGATCTTCATGGAATAAACTTTTCCCTCCCAGATTCTTCCCAACCAAATCAATACTACCTTTCCCATCCTTCACTCTCATCTTCACCTTCACACCCCACCATCACTCTCGACCTCACTTCCAATCCATCCTCCTCTTCTCCTCCTTTTGTCAAATTCACTTCAAATTCAAACTACAACAACCCTCACAGGTACCCTCCTTCCACAAGCCTCAGCTTCACTTCCTCCCAATCTAACACAACTTCTTGGACCAACGGCTTTTTCAGCTATAACACTCAACCATATAATAACAACAGGAATACCAATGCCAATGTCAATGTCCTTGGCAACATAAACCTTGGTAAACAACAACCCATGGAGAACATCTACAGTTCCTTCATGCAAAGGAACAACAATCCAATCTCTCCTCTGCCGGACACCATAGCTGCAGCAACGAAAGTAATCACAGCAGACCCTAATTTTCAGTCAGCTTTGGCAGCGGCACTTTCTTCAGTTATTGGTTCAGGAAGCATTCAGGGAAACCAAGGTACATTAGAAAATCtgattcagaaaataaaatggGGTGAAATGCTTCCAACATCTTTTGCCTCACCTTCATCTCCAAAAGTCAATGGGTGTGCTTCAAGCTTCTTGAACAAATCACCGGCTAATTCACAACCAGGAAGTTTGATGTTTCTTCAACCACCTTTGCCACTTTCTAGCCCCAAAAGCGCTTCTGGGTCCCCCGGAGATCACAGAGACAAGAAAAATTAG